One Mixophyes fleayi isolate aMixFle1 unplaced genomic scaffold, aMixFle1.hap1 Scaffold_1979, whole genome shotgun sequence genomic window carries:
- the LOC142120134 gene encoding histone H2A type 1-like — protein MSGRGKQGGKTRAKAKTRSSRAGLQFPVGRVHRLLRKGNYAERVGAGAPVYLAAVLEYLTAEILELAGNAARDNKKTRIIPRHLQLAVRNDEELNKLLGGVTIAQGGVLPNIQAVLLPKKTESHKAAKSK, from the coding sequence ATGTCTGGTAGAGGCAAACAAGGCGGAAAGACCCGGGCTAAGGCCAAGACTCGCTCATCTCGGGCTGGGCTTCAGTTTCCAGTTGGACGTGTTCACCGTCTTTTGAGAAAGGGTAATTATGCCGAGCGTGTGGGAGCCGGAGCTCCTGTCTATCTGGCCGCCGTGCTCGAGTACCTAACGGCTGAGATTCTGGAGTTGGCTGGAAATGCCgcccgtgataacaagaagacccgtatcatcccccgccacctgcaGCTGGCTGTGCGCAACGACGAAGAGCTAAACAAGCTGCTCGGTGGGGTGACGATCGCCCAGGGAGgcgtcctgcccaacatccaggccgtgctgctgcccaagaagaccgagagccacaaggcagctaagagcaagtga